In Synechococcus sp. RS9909, one genomic interval encodes:
- the murI gene encoding glutamate racemase has product MSVCLGLFDSGVGGLTVLRSVLHRHGPVPCVYLGDTARVPYGSRAPSEIRSIAAEVVAWLRSQQVSTVVMACNTTNALARDVAEGQAGVPVVGLIGAAAALVRESRVGVLATPATVASGAYRESIEALHPGSLVVQQACPEFVPRIEAGDLSSPALRQIAQLYLTPLLEASVQSVILGCTHYPLLQPLLQSLLPPDVRLIDPAEGVARQLDALLGTPREGRPDQPLSLATTRLCVTADPEGFACRATPWLGERPLVELVELR; this is encoded by the coding sequence GTGAGCGTTTGTCTCGGACTGTTCGACAGCGGCGTCGGTGGCCTCACCGTGCTCCGCAGCGTGTTGCATCGCCATGGACCGGTTCCCTGCGTGTATCTCGGCGACACCGCCCGGGTGCCCTACGGCAGTCGCGCGCCCTCCGAGATCCGCTCGATCGCCGCGGAGGTGGTGGCCTGGCTTCGATCCCAGCAGGTGTCCACCGTGGTGATGGCCTGCAACACCACCAATGCCCTCGCCCGTGATGTGGCGGAGGGCCAGGCGGGGGTGCCGGTGGTGGGCCTGATCGGTGCAGCAGCGGCTCTGGTGCGGGAGTCCCGCGTCGGGGTGCTGGCCACGCCGGCCACGGTGGCCTCCGGTGCCTATCGGGAAAGCATCGAGGCGCTCCATCCCGGTTCACTGGTGGTGCAGCAGGCCTGCCCGGAGTTCGTGCCCCGGATCGAAGCCGGTGATCTCAGCAGCCCGGCCCTGCGCCAGATCGCCCAGCTGTATCTCACGCCCCTGCTGGAGGCGTCGGTGCAATCGGTGATCCTGGGTTGCACCCATTATCCCTTGCTGCAACCGCTGCTGCAGAGCCTGCTGCCGCCCGATGTGCGGCTGATCGATCCAGCGGAAGGGGTGGCGCGCCAGCTCGATGCCCTGCTCGGCACACCCCGGGAGGGCCGACCGGACCAACCCCTCTCCCTGGCGACCACCCGCCTGTGTGTCACCGCCGATCCCGAAGGCTTTGCCTGCCGGGCCACTCCCTGGCTGGGGGAGAGGCCGCTCGTGGAGCTGGTGGAGCTGCGCTGA
- a CDS encoding N-acetylmuramoyl-L-alanine amidase: MRPVRPRPLALASLALVQLSALLLALPARAVSALAAWSFNREGVLELRTATGARLEAFFEAGDRRQGPRVWIDFPGELSRARSLAGSGALREVRLGKPTPGTTRLVLEFQPGVDLDPGRLKLVGTAADRWKLVFSDLPTRGLRAIGEGDLTARSGGWTPGVRITPTRTPINASGLPDVPRGRYRVVIDPGHGGPDPGAVGIGGLRETDVVLDISLQVAQLLEAKGVQVTMTRTADVDVDLPPRVAIANRIGATAFVSIHANAISMSRPEVNGIETFYFSDPRSARLASRIQQQVLNVSPGSPDRGVRRGRFFVIRRTTMPSVLVETGFVTGEIDAPRLANASHRRRLALAIAAGILEYLQGVR; encoded by the coding sequence ATGCGCCCGGTCCGTCCCCGTCCCCTGGCGCTGGCGAGCCTGGCGCTTGTGCAGCTGTCGGCTTTGCTGTTGGCTCTGCCGGCGCGAGCGGTCAGCGCCCTGGCCGCCTGGTCGTTCAATCGCGAGGGTGTTCTCGAGCTGCGCACCGCCACCGGTGCCCGCCTGGAAGCTTTTTTTGAAGCCGGCGATCGCCGGCAGGGCCCGCGGGTGTGGATTGATTTTCCCGGCGAGCTCAGTCGGGCGCGCAGTCTGGCCGGCAGTGGGGCCTTGCGGGAGGTGCGACTCGGCAAGCCCACCCCGGGCACCACCCGGCTGGTGCTCGAGTTCCAGCCCGGTGTTGATCTCGACCCCGGTCGCCTCAAGCTGGTGGGCACGGCCGCCGACCGCTGGAAACTGGTGTTCTCCGATCTGCCCACGCGAGGACTGCGGGCGATCGGAGAGGGCGACCTCACCGCCCGCTCCGGGGGCTGGACGCCGGGGGTGCGCATCACCCCTACGCGCACACCGATCAATGCCTCCGGCCTGCCCGATGTGCCGCGGGGTCGGTATCGGGTCGTGATCGATCCCGGTCATGGCGGTCCTGATCCCGGAGCGGTGGGAATCGGCGGGCTGCGCGAGACCGACGTGGTGCTGGATATTTCCCTGCAGGTGGCCCAGCTGCTGGAGGCCAAGGGGGTGCAGGTCACGATGACGCGCACGGCGGATGTGGATGTCGATCTGCCGCCCCGCGTGGCGATCGCCAACCGCATCGGTGCCACCGCCTTCGTGAGCATTCACGCCAATGCGATCAGCATGTCGCGCCCGGAGGTGAACGGGATCGAGACCTTCTATTTCTCCGACCCCCGCTCGGCTCGGCTGGCCTCGCGCATTCAGCAGCAGGTGCTCAATGTCTCGCCGGGCAGTCCCGATCGCGGCGTGCGTCGCGGTCGCTTCTTTGTGATCCGCCGCACCACCATGCCTTCGGTGCTGGTGGAAACCGGTTTTGTCACCGGGGAGATCGATGCGCCCCGGCTGGCGAATGCGAGCCATCGCCGTCGCCTGGCGCTCGCCATCGCTGCCGGCATCCTCGAGTACCTCCAGGGGGTGCGGTGA
- a CDS encoding carbon-nitrogen hydrolase family protein, with the protein MSDFLAAAVQLTSGSDPEANLAAAEEQIDLAARRGAELVGLPENFAYMGDDPRRLELAPTLAEQCERFLVTMACRYQLAILGGGFPVPVGDGQHTYQRAQLVGRDGQLLASYDKIHLFDVDLPDGSTYRESASFSPGHNHPPVVTIPGLCRVGVSICYDLRFPELYRHLVGDGAEVLMIPAAFTAFTGKDHWQVLLQARAIENTAYVLAPAQTGLHYGRRQTHGHAMVIDPWGTVLADAGVAPGAAIAPIDPDHLKRIRGQMPSLEHRRPALF; encoded by the coding sequence GTGAGCGACTTCCTGGCGGCGGCTGTGCAACTCACGAGCGGCTCTGATCCAGAGGCCAACTTGGCGGCGGCGGAAGAACAGATCGATCTGGCGGCCCGACGCGGTGCCGAGCTGGTGGGCCTACCCGAAAATTTCGCCTACATGGGCGACGATCCGCGCCGCCTCGAACTGGCCCCCACCCTCGCGGAGCAGTGCGAGCGCTTCCTGGTCACCATGGCCTGTCGCTACCAGCTGGCCATCCTCGGCGGCGGTTTTCCAGTGCCGGTCGGCGACGGCCAGCACACCTATCAACGGGCCCAGCTGGTGGGCCGCGATGGCCAGCTGCTGGCGAGCTACGACAAGATTCACCTCTTTGATGTGGATCTGCCGGACGGCAGTACCTACCGGGAATCCGCCAGCTTCAGTCCGGGCCACAACCATCCACCGGTTGTCACCATCCCCGGTCTCTGCCGGGTGGGGGTGTCCATTTGCTACGACCTGCGCTTCCCTGAGCTCTACCGCCATCTCGTCGGTGATGGAGCCGAGGTGTTGATGATCCCAGCCGCCTTCACTGCCTTCACCGGGAAGGATCACTGGCAGGTTCTGCTGCAGGCCCGGGCAATCGAGAACACGGCCTATGTGTTGGCACCGGCTCAGACGGGGCTCCACTACGGCCGGCGTCAGACCCATGGTCACGCCATGGTGATCGACCCCTGGGGCACGGTGCTCGCCGATGCCGGCGTTGCGCCCGGTGCTGCCATCGCCCCGATCGATCCCGACCACCTGAAGCGGATCCGCGGCCAGATGCCCAGCCTTGAACATCGCCGGCCCGCGCTGTTCTGA
- a CDS encoding 2-phosphosulfolactate phosphatase family protein encodes MQIAYFHVANDVPEAASPDAGCPDAGCPDAAVVIDVLRATTTIAWALHNGAEAVQTFSDLDALRAAAAVWPEGSRLLVGERGGQKLDGFDLGNSPVAVVPELVQGKRLFMSTTNGTRSLQRVRDVSRVFTAALPNRQAVAERLLQEPLEQLWIVGSGWEGAYSLEDSLAAGALAALLIAQGAQVANDELEAALALWQRWQADPEACLRTASHGQRLIGLGDHDADFRCCAGLDQLRVVPTQVEPGVLRAVVLTN; translated from the coding sequence CTGCAGATTGCCTATTTCCACGTTGCCAACGACGTGCCGGAGGCTGCTTCTCCTGATGCAGGCTGTCCTGATGCAGGCTGTCCTGATGCAGCGGTCGTGATCGATGTGCTGCGGGCCACCACCACGATCGCCTGGGCCCTCCACAACGGGGCGGAGGCGGTGCAGACCTTCAGTGATCTCGATGCCTTGCGGGCCGCGGCGGCGGTCTGGCCGGAAGGATCCCGACTGCTGGTGGGCGAACGGGGCGGCCAGAAGCTCGATGGCTTTGATCTGGGCAACTCTCCGGTGGCCGTGGTGCCGGAGTTGGTCCAGGGCAAACGCTTGTTCATGAGCACCACGAACGGCACCCGCTCGCTGCAGCGGGTGCGCGATGTGTCACGGGTGTTCACCGCGGCCCTGCCCAATCGCCAGGCTGTGGCGGAGCGGTTGTTGCAGGAGCCGTTGGAGCAGCTGTGGATCGTGGGCAGTGGCTGGGAGGGGGCCTATTCCCTGGAGGATTCCCTTGCCGCCGGCGCCCTCGCCGCGCTGTTGATCGCCCAGGGAGCCCAGGTCGCCAACGATGAATTGGAGGCGGCTCTGGCGCTCTGGCAGCGCTGGCAGGCCGACCCTGAAGCCTGTCTGCGCACCGCCAGCCATGGTCAACGTCTGATCGGGCTCGGCGATCACGACGCCGATTTCCGCTGCTGCGCTGGTCTGGATCAGCTGCGTGTGGTGCCGACCCAGGTGGAGCCGGGTGTGCTCCGGGCGGTGGTGCTCACCAACTAA
- a CDS encoding UbiD family decarboxylase, with translation MALFRSGPATRDLRGFLQLLEERGQLRRITAAVDPDLELAAIADRVLAAGGPALLFENVIGSSMPVAVNLLGTVERVVWSMGLERAEQLEDLGSRLALLQQPKPPKGLKETKAFARVFWDLVKAVPDRDLTPPCRQRVVMGDAVNLDALPLIRPWPGDAGGVITLGLVITKDPETGVPNVGVYRLQKQSINTMTVHWLSVRGGARHLRKAAALGQKLEVAVAIGVHPLLVMAAATPIPVQLSEWLFAGLYAGEGVRLAPCKTLDLKVPSHSEIVLEGTITPGEVSPDGPFGDHMGFYGGIEDSPLVRFHCITQRRDPILLTTFSGRPPKEEAMLAIALNRIYTPILRQQIPEIRDFFLPMEALSYKLAVISIDKAYPGQAKRAAMAFWSALPQFTYTKFVVVVDQQINVRDPRQVIWAIAAQVDPQRDLFVLENTPFDSLDFASEQLGLGGRMAIDATTKIGPEKNHDWGEPLSRPVELEQRVSARMEELGLADIDSHDPDPALFGYVLDRFLQNRPIGSAPSQGG, from the coding sequence ATGGCCCTGTTTCGCTCCGGACCGGCGACCCGCGACCTAAGAGGCTTCCTGCAGCTCCTGGAGGAGCGGGGCCAGTTGCGGCGGATCACCGCGGCGGTGGACCCCGATCTGGAGCTGGCTGCGATCGCCGATCGGGTGCTGGCTGCCGGTGGCCCGGCGCTGCTTTTTGAGAACGTGATCGGCTCCTCGATGCCCGTGGCCGTGAATCTGCTCGGCACCGTGGAGCGGGTGGTGTGGAGCATGGGGCTGGAGCGGGCTGAGCAGCTGGAGGATCTCGGCTCCCGCCTGGCCCTGCTCCAGCAGCCCAAACCTCCGAAAGGCCTGAAGGAGACCAAGGCCTTTGCCCGCGTGTTCTGGGATCTGGTGAAGGCGGTGCCCGACCGCGACCTCACCCCCCCCTGCCGCCAGCGGGTGGTGATGGGCGATGCAGTCAATCTCGACGCCCTGCCGCTGATCCGCCCCTGGCCGGGGGATGCGGGCGGCGTGATCACCCTCGGCCTGGTGATCACGAAGGATCCGGAAACCGGTGTGCCGAATGTGGGGGTGTATCGCCTGCAGAAGCAATCGATCAACACGATGACCGTGCATTGGTTGAGCGTGCGCGGCGGCGCCCGCCACCTGCGCAAGGCGGCGGCTCTTGGCCAGAAGCTCGAGGTGGCTGTGGCAATCGGGGTGCACCCGCTGCTGGTGATGGCGGCCGCCACGCCGATTCCGGTGCAACTGAGCGAATGGTTGTTCGCCGGGCTGTACGCCGGTGAAGGGGTGCGGCTGGCCCCGTGCAAAACCCTCGATCTGAAGGTGCCGAGCCACAGCGAAATCGTGCTGGAGGGCACGATCACCCCTGGAGAAGTCAGCCCTGACGGCCCCTTCGGTGATCACATGGGCTTTTACGGCGGCATCGAGGATTCGCCGCTGGTGCGCTTTCACTGCATCACGCAACGGCGCGACCCGATCCTGCTCACCACCTTCAGCGGCAGACCACCCAAGGAGGAGGCGATGCTGGCCATCGCCCTCAACCGCATCTACACGCCGATCCTGCGCCAGCAGATTCCGGAGATCAGAGATTTCTTCCTGCCGATGGAGGCCCTCAGCTACAAGCTGGCGGTGATCTCCATCGACAAGGCCTACCCGGGCCAGGCGAAACGCGCGGCGATGGCCTTCTGGAGCGCCCTGCCCCAGTTCACCTACACCAAATTCGTGGTGGTGGTGGATCAGCAGATCAATGTGCGCGATCCGCGCCAGGTGATCTGGGCGATCGCCGCCCAGGTGGATCCCCAGCGGGATCTGTTCGTGCTCGAGAACACCCCCTTCGACAGCCTCGATTTCGCCAGCGAACAGCTGGGCCTCGGGGGGCGGATGGCGATCGATGCCACCACCAAGATCGGCCCGGAGAAGAACCACGACTGGGGCGAACCGCTGAGCCGGCCGGTGGAGCTGGAACAGCGGGTGAGCGCCCGGATGGAGGAACTCGGCCTGGCGGACATCGACAGCCATGACCCCGACCCGGCCCTGTTCGGCTACGTGCTCGACCGGTTTCTGCAGAACCGACCCATAGGATCGGCTCCATCTCAAGGGGGGTGA
- the aroA gene encoding 3-phosphoshikimate 1-carboxyvinyltransferase yields the protein MSGTTGSPRDLKAGGRLGGRVRVPGDKSISHRALLFGAIAEGTTTIEGLLPAEDPISTAACLRAMGAVISPIEAGAVIEVQGVGLDGLQEPSEVLDCGNSGTTMRLMLGLLAGREGRHFVLSGDASLRRRPMQRVGQPLALMGAEVRGRNGGNFAPLAVQGQPLHGAVVGTPVASAQVKSALLLAALTAKGPSTVIEPAHSRDHSERMLRAFGADLEVGGEMGRHITVRPGANLRGQHVVVPGDISSAAFWLVAGALVPGADLTIENVGLNPTRTGVLAVLEQMQARIEVLNRRDVAGEPVGDLRVRQGPLQPFNFGEEIMPRLVDEVPILAVAACFCDGVSRISGASELRVKETDRLAVMARQLKAMGASIDEHDDGLTIHGGHPLRGAALDSETDHRVAMSLAVAAMLAEGDSTLARSEAAAVSYPGFWSDFERLRS from the coding sequence GTGTCCGGAACCACTGGCTCTCCCCGTGACCTGAAGGCGGGCGGACGACTGGGCGGACGGGTCCGGGTGCCGGGCGATAAATCGATTTCCCACCGGGCCCTGCTCTTCGGTGCGATCGCCGAAGGCACCACCACCATTGAAGGCTTGCTGCCGGCCGAGGATCCGATCAGCACCGCCGCCTGCCTGCGGGCGATGGGGGCGGTGATCAGCCCGATCGAGGCCGGAGCGGTGATCGAAGTGCAGGGCGTGGGGCTTGATGGCCTGCAGGAACCATCCGAAGTGCTCGACTGCGGCAATTCCGGCACCACCATGCGCTTGATGCTCGGTCTGCTGGCCGGTCGCGAGGGCAGGCACTTCGTGCTCAGTGGCGATGCCTCCCTGCGCCGGCGACCGATGCAACGGGTCGGGCAGCCTCTGGCCCTGATGGGAGCGGAGGTGCGCGGACGCAACGGCGGCAACTTCGCCCCCCTCGCCGTGCAGGGCCAACCGCTCCATGGCGCCGTGGTGGGCACGCCGGTGGCCAGCGCCCAGGTGAAATCAGCGCTGCTGCTCGCTGCCCTCACCGCCAAAGGGCCGAGCACCGTGATCGAACCGGCCCATTCCCGTGACCACAGCGAACGGATGCTGCGCGCCTTCGGCGCTGATCTTGAGGTGGGTGGCGAGATGGGACGCCACATCACGGTGCGGCCTGGCGCCAACCTGCGCGGTCAGCACGTGGTGGTGCCTGGAGACATCAGCTCAGCGGCCTTCTGGCTGGTGGCCGGTGCTCTGGTGCCGGGCGCGGATCTCACGATCGAAAATGTGGGGCTCAATCCCACCCGCACCGGGGTGTTGGCGGTGCTGGAGCAGATGCAGGCGCGGATCGAGGTGTTGAACCGACGGGATGTGGCCGGCGAGCCCGTCGGCGACCTGCGCGTGCGTCAGGGGCCGCTCCAACCCTTCAACTTCGGCGAAGAGATCATGCCCCGACTGGTGGATGAGGTGCCGATCCTGGCCGTGGCGGCCTGCTTCTGCGATGGCGTCAGCCGCATCAGCGGCGCCTCCGAGCTGCGGGTGAAGGAAACCGACCGGCTGGCGGTGATGGCACGCCAACTCAAGGCGATGGGAGCCTCGATCGACGAACACGACGATGGCCTCACCATCCATGGCGGCCATCCTCTGCGCGGGGCCGCCCTCGACAGCGAAACCGACCATCGAGTGGCGATGAGCCTGGCGGTGGCGGCGATGCTGGCGGAGGGAGACTCCACGCTGGCCCGCAGCGAAGCCGCCGCCGTGAGCTATCCCGGTTTCTGGAGCGACTTTGAGCGACTGCGCTCCTGA
- a CDS encoding tRNA (5-methylaminomethyl-2-thiouridine)(34)-methyltransferase MnmD: MSDCAPEGSGAEPSGHPLGSLTPLNTADGSLSLHSSLFQEAFHSSAGALAEARAKFAQPAELQRFGPKSTLRVLDVCVGLGYNSAALMTELNQPRLAWWGLELDRRPLELALAQPSFRRLWPEPVLRRLEALQHQGTWQDSGSAGTLLWGDARQTLTQLPAHSRFDLILHDAFSPSRCPELWSEEFLSALAQRLAPGGRLLTYSRAAAVRASLRRAGLALRSLLPAPGQRQEWSSGTLAQRPNPVDPLPEHGPGWQPLSAMEEEHLHTRAAIPYRDPHQQDAATTIRQRRDEEQQRCALESTSAWQRRWIGTSIGKSSGLSR, encoded by the coding sequence TTGAGCGACTGCGCTCCTGAAGGGTCCGGCGCCGAACCCAGCGGCCATCCGCTCGGGTCGCTGACCCCCCTGAACACAGCGGACGGCAGCCTCAGCCTGCACAGCAGCCTTTTCCAGGAGGCCTTCCACAGTTCTGCCGGAGCGCTGGCGGAAGCCAGGGCAAAGTTCGCCCAGCCGGCTGAACTGCAGCGCTTCGGGCCCAAATCCACCCTGCGGGTGCTCGATGTGTGCGTGGGGCTCGGCTACAACAGCGCCGCCTTGATGACAGAGCTCAACCAGCCCAGGCTCGCCTGGTGGGGGCTGGAGCTGGATCGCCGCCCTCTGGAGCTGGCACTGGCGCAGCCATCCTTCCGCAGGCTCTGGCCCGAGCCGGTGCTGCGGCGACTTGAGGCGCTGCAGCACCAGGGCACCTGGCAGGACAGCGGCAGTGCGGGCACGCTCCTGTGGGGGGACGCGCGCCAGACCCTGACGCAGCTGCCGGCGCACAGTCGCTTCGACCTGATCCTCCACGATGCCTTCTCCCCCAGCCGCTGCCCCGAGCTCTGGAGCGAGGAGTTCCTCAGCGCTCTGGCGCAGCGCCTGGCCCCCGGCGGTCGCCTGCTCACCTACTCACGGGCAGCGGCGGTGCGAGCCAGCCTGCGCCGGGCCGGGCTGGCGTTGCGCTCACTGCTGCCGGCACCGGGCCAACGCCAGGAATGGAGCTCGGGGACGCTGGCCCAGCGACCGAACCCGGTGGACCCCCTACCGGAGCATGGGCCGGGCTGGCAACCGCTGAGCGCCATGGAGGAGGAGCACCTGCACACCCGCGCCGCCATCCCCTACCGGGATCCCCACCAACAGGACGCAGCCACGACGATCCGCCAACGTCGAGACGAGGAACAGCAGCGCTGCGCCCTGGAGAGCACCAGCGCCTGGCAACGGCGCTGGATCGGCACCAGCATCGGCAAGAGCAGCGGACTCTCCCGGTAG
- the glmU gene encoding bifunctional UDP-N-acetylglucosamine diphosphorylase/glucosamine-1-phosphate N-acetyltransferase GlmU — MLAVAVLAAGKGTRMKSALPKVLQPLAGATLVERVLASARRLQPERRLLIVGHQAERVEQQLSHVEGLDFVLQQPQNGTGHAVQQLLEPLSDFDGDLLVLNGDVPLLRQDTVEQLVATHRSSGADVTLLTARLADPTGYGRVFADAQGQVSGIIEHRDCSEEQRRNTLTNAGIYCFNWRQLARVLPQLSTDNDQGELYLTDTVAMLEKAMHVEVADPAEVNGINNRQQLAQCEGLLQERLRQHWMAEGVTFIDPASCTLSEECHFGRDVVIEPQTHLRGRCRIGDNCRLGPGSLLEDAVLGCDVTVLQSVVRGATAGDGVAIGPFAHLRPAAEIGDQCRIGNFVEVKKSVLGSGSKVNHLSYIGDAELGRDVNVGAGTITANYDGVNKHRTVIGDGSKTGANSVIVAPVTIGQAVTIGAGSTITKDVPDGALALGRAKQLIKEHWQGPKPEA; from the coding sequence ATGCTCGCCGTTGCCGTTCTGGCCGCCGGAAAAGGCACCCGGATGAAAAGCGCCCTGCCCAAGGTGCTCCAGCCCCTGGCCGGCGCCACTCTGGTGGAGCGGGTGCTGGCCAGTGCCCGCCGCCTGCAGCCGGAGCGACGGCTGCTGATCGTGGGCCACCAGGCGGAGCGGGTGGAGCAACAACTGAGCCATGTGGAAGGGCTCGACTTCGTGCTGCAGCAGCCCCAGAACGGCACCGGCCACGCCGTGCAACAACTGCTGGAACCGCTCAGCGACTTCGACGGCGACCTGCTGGTGCTCAACGGCGATGTGCCCCTGCTGCGGCAGGACACCGTGGAACAGCTGGTGGCGACCCATCGCAGCAGTGGTGCCGATGTGACCCTGCTCACGGCCCGGCTTGCCGACCCGACCGGCTATGGCCGGGTGTTCGCCGATGCCCAGGGCCAGGTGAGCGGCATCATCGAGCATCGCGACTGCAGCGAGGAGCAACGGCGCAACACGCTCACCAATGCGGGGATCTACTGCTTCAACTGGCGACAGCTGGCGCGGGTGTTGCCGCAACTCAGCACCGACAACGACCAGGGAGAGCTCTACCTCACCGACACCGTGGCGATGCTCGAGAAGGCCATGCATGTGGAGGTGGCCGATCCCGCTGAGGTGAACGGCATCAACAACCGGCAACAGCTGGCCCAATGCGAAGGGCTGCTGCAGGAGCGCCTGCGGCAGCACTGGATGGCGGAAGGCGTCACCTTCATCGATCCCGCCAGCTGCACCCTGAGTGAGGAGTGCCACTTCGGCAGAGACGTGGTGATCGAACCGCAGACCCATCTGCGTGGACGCTGCCGGATCGGCGACAACTGTCGACTCGGACCGGGAAGTTTGCTGGAGGATGCGGTTTTGGGGTGCGATGTGACCGTGCTGCAGTCGGTGGTGCGCGGAGCCACCGCGGGCGATGGGGTGGCGATCGGCCCCTTCGCCCACCTCAGGCCGGCCGCGGAGATCGGCGATCAGTGCCGGATCGGCAACTTCGTGGAGGTGAAAAAGAGTGTGCTGGGCAGCGGCAGCAAGGTGAATCACCTCAGCTACATCGGCGATGCCGAACTGGGCCGGGATGTGAATGTGGGGGCAGGCACCATCACCGCCAATTACGACGGCGTCAACAAACACCGCACCGTGATCGGCGATGGCAGCAAAACCGGCGCCAATTCCGTGATCGTGGCCCCGGTGACCATTGGCCAAGCGGTGACGATCGGGGCCGGCTCCACCATCACCAAAGATGTGCCCGATGGCGCCCTGGCCCTGGGCCGCGCCAAACAACTGATCAAGGAACACTGGCAGGGCCCCAAGCCCGAAGCCTGA
- the murF gene encoding UDP-N-acetylmuramoyl-tripeptide--D-alanyl-D-alanine ligase, with product MLTLRQLIEIWGDPVGLQHPDLLDQPLGPVCTDSRQLVAGAFFVPLVGERFDGHRFLVEAAARPAQAAVVATAWSDPVPPGLLHWRVNDTLEAYQMLARAHRRQLPCPVVAVTGSAGKTTTRELIRAALAPLGVVQASSGNNNNDVGVPLTVLGVGPEHGAAVIEMGMRGPGEIARLSRCAEPQIAVITNIGTAHIGRLGSREAIAAAKCEITASLAADGLVVIPAGDPLLEAALAQCWAGRVRRVALEGDALESVRPEAPVDRLGVVDVCAGVLRLEGLAIRLPLEGRHNARNLLLALTVAQELGVPLAQLQDLKVAVPGGRNRRIELAGIQVLDETYNASPEAVFAALELLAHQAGRRFAVLGAMLELGDQSVALHRQVAERAVACGLDGLVLVMAGAEADAMAEAAAPLPRLQRVDTPEQAVPVLAAWLQSGDTLLLKASRGVALERLLPELGRALA from the coding sequence GTGCTGACACTGAGGCAACTGATCGAGATCTGGGGCGATCCGGTGGGATTGCAGCATCCAGACCTGCTGGATCAGCCCCTGGGCCCGGTCTGCACCGACAGCCGCCAGCTCGTGGCCGGCGCCTTTTTCGTGCCCCTGGTGGGCGAGCGTTTTGATGGCCATCGCTTCCTGGTAGAAGCCGCCGCTCGCCCGGCCCAGGCCGCCGTGGTGGCGACCGCTTGGAGCGACCCCGTGCCGCCTGGGCTGCTCCATTGGCGCGTCAACGACACCCTGGAGGCTTACCAGATGCTGGCCCGCGCCCATCGCCGCCAGCTCCCGTGCCCGGTGGTGGCGGTGACAGGGTCCGCAGGCAAAACCACCACCCGGGAGCTGATCCGCGCCGCCTTGGCGCCCCTGGGTGTCGTGCAGGCGAGCAGCGGCAACAACAACAACGACGTCGGCGTGCCGCTCACCGTGCTCGGTGTGGGCCCGGAGCATGGCGCTGCCGTGATCGAGATGGGCATGCGCGGCCCCGGTGAGATCGCCCGGCTTTCCCGATGCGCCGAACCGCAGATCGCGGTGATCACCAACATCGGCACGGCTCATATCGGTCGTCTCGGCAGTCGGGAAGCGATCGCTGCCGCCAAATGTGAGATCACCGCGTCGTTGGCGGCCGATGGCCTGGTGGTGATTCCTGCCGGTGATCCCCTGCTGGAGGCGGCCCTGGCGCAGTGCTGGGCCGGTCGGGTGCGGCGTGTGGCGCTGGAGGGGGATGCTCTCGAGTCGGTGCGGCCCGAGGCGCCGGTGGATCGCCTCGGTGTCGTCGATGTCTGCGCCGGGGTGCTGCGGCTCGAGGGCCTCGCGATCCGTCTGCCGCTGGAGGGGCGCCATAACGCCCGCAATCTGTTGCTGGCGCTCACGGTGGCGCAGGAGCTCGGCGTGCCGTTGGCGCAGCTTCAGGATCTGAAGGTTGCCGTTCCCGGCGGGCGCAATCGCCGCATCGAGCTGGCCGGCATCCAGGTGCTCGATGAGACCTACAACGCCTCACCGGAGGCGGTGTTCGCCGCCCTGGAGTTGTTGGCGCACCAGGCTGGGCGGCGCTTTGCGGTGCTGGGCGCCATGCTTGAGCTGGGTGACCAGAGCGTGGCGCTGCATCGGCAGGTGGCGGAGCGGGCAGTGGCCTGCGGGCTCGATGGTCTGGTGCTGGTGATGGCGGGAGCGGAAGCCGACGCCATGGCCGAGGCCGCTGCGCCCCTCCCCCGTCTTCAGCGGGTCGACACCCCCGAGCAGGCCGTGCCGGTTCTGGCGGCCTGGCTTCAGTCGGGTGACACGCTCCTGCTCAAAGCCAGTCGCGGTGTGGCCCTGGAGCGCCTACTGCCGGAGCTCGGCCGGGCCCTGGCCTGA